The following coding sequences lie in one Zingiber officinale cultivar Zhangliang chromosome 2B, Zo_v1.1, whole genome shotgun sequence genomic window:
- the LOC122045830 gene encoding uncharacterized protein LOC122045830, with translation MATSPGPKGAHCHNVVRQRLDFASENQSVDEHPKEAFMESKSVIKEKYNTASNSRAKITVQLGEGLEVEGEESEADIAFDLNRSNNQVPDMYIRLPEYPTPIHHSRRELLKKNWKHLARMVGKANSTDKTHIVEISKQNSIQSHVKLDGDTTLVRGEMENEQAKSCYNHVGNARRGCIYPISGDKGSMQTHASNIPQFPLECKRRRTMLMHNVEFGQMTRVSKSCSFVDEQKLVPLGDLQTSDFMLTFGPIKWVTKKRSKVPIRVPKPVLAEIVAGYKDLLQNLKSRHQACIKALFADTRVRMKTGKRTIRKHVHHQQ, from the coding sequence ATGGCAACCTCCCCTGGGCCAAAGGGGGCTCACTGCCACAATGTTGTCAGACAAAGACTCGATTTTGCTTCTGAAAACCAATCTGTAGATGAACATCCAAAGGAGGCATTCATGGAATCAAAATCTGTCATAAAGGAGAAATACAACACAGCTTCCAACTCCAGAGCTAAGATAACAGTTCAACTTGGTGAAGGATTGGAGGTTGAAGGTGAAGAATCAGAAGCAGATATTGCTTTTGATCTGAATCGTTCCAACAACCAAGTACCCGATATGTACATAAGGCTGCCAGAATATCCAACTCCTATTCATCATTCTAGAAGAGAATTATTGAAGAAAAATTGGAAGCATCTGGCTAGAATGGTTGGCAAGGCAAATAGTACAGATAAAACCCACATTGTTGAGATATCAAAACAGAATAGCATTCAGAGTCATGTAAAATTAGATGGTGATACAACTTTAGTGCGAGGGGAAATGGAGAATGAACAAGCTAAAAGTTGTTATAATCATGTTGGCAATGCCCGAAGAGGTTGCATATATCCAATTTCAGGTGATAAAGGCTCTATGCAGACACACGCCAGCAATATTCCACAATTTCCACTGGAATGTAAAAGGAGGAGAACCATGCTAATGCACAATGTGGAATTTGGTCAAATGACACGAGTCTCCAAATCATGTAGCTTTGTAGATGAACAAAAGCTGGTACCGTTGGGTGATTTACAAACCTCAGATTTCATGTTGACCTTTGGTCCCATCAAATGGGTGACAAAGAAGAGATCAAAGGTGCCTATTCGAGTCCCTAAGCCGGTTCTCGCTGAGATAGTTGCAGGCTACAAAGATCTTTTGCAAAACCTTAAAAGCAGACACCAGGCATGCATCAAAGCCTTGTTCGCAGATACTCGTGTGAGAATGAAAACAGGGAAACGAACAATAAGGAAACATGTTCATCACCAGCAGTGA